The Streptomyces sp. NBC_01275 genome has a segment encoding these proteins:
- a CDS encoding TetR/AcrR family transcriptional regulator, producing MATRTRRPQRRNQVLSREQIVDTAIELLDAGGEGALTSRALTERLATGSGAIYYHVGSRDELLDTATETVVAAALAARPAGAAATPGDEVRVVALALFDAIAEHPWLAARLILQVVRNPVGPVTVEIFERIGRQVEALGVPQDSWFDAASTLVHYILGAVSQNAHIDGDSSAVEPDRAEFLDASVTAWQELDPEDYPFMHAIVGQLGEHDDREQFLTGIAIVLDGLTRLG from the coding sequence ATGGCAACGAGAACTCGCCGGCCTCAGCGGCGTAACCAAGTGCTCTCCCGGGAGCAGATCGTCGACACCGCGATCGAGCTGCTCGACGCGGGGGGCGAGGGCGCGCTGACCAGTCGCGCGCTGACCGAGCGCCTGGCCACCGGGTCCGGGGCGATCTACTACCACGTGGGGTCCCGGGACGAGTTGCTGGACACAGCGACGGAGACGGTCGTCGCCGCCGCTTTGGCGGCGAGGCCCGCCGGGGCGGCGGCCACGCCCGGGGACGAGGTCCGCGTCGTCGCGCTGGCGCTGTTCGATGCGATCGCCGAGCATCCGTGGCTCGCTGCGCGGCTCATCCTGCAGGTCGTGCGGAATCCGGTCGGCCCGGTGACGGTGGAGATCTTCGAGAGGATCGGCCGGCAGGTGGAAGCCCTGGGTGTGCCGCAGGATTCCTGGTTCGACGCTGCCTCGACGCTTGTGCACTACATCCTCGGGGCTGTCAGTCAGAACGCGCACATCGACGGTGACTCCTCGGCCGTCGAGCCGGATCGCGCCGAGTTCCTGGACGCGTCGGTGACGGCGTGGCAGGAGCTCGATCCCGAGGACTACCCGTTCATGCACGCCATCGTCGGCCAACTCGGCGAGCACGATGATCGCGAGCAGTTCCTCACCGGCATCGCCATCGTCCTGGACGGCCTGACCCGTCTGGGCTGA
- a CDS encoding FAD-dependent monooxygenase — translation MQDVVLVGAGPVGLFLAGELALGGCSVLVLERDEDVTSPWKALPLGLRGLNAGSAETFYRRGLLEALISASGADEKRVGAAPDAVEAPAPRDVSHFAGMGLNAADIDVSALPFRLPSPAMEGFMTSLEAVGSVLAERATSLGVQIVRGAAVTAVTQDAECVLATAGGKEYRALWLVGCDGGRSTVRALTGFDFVGTEPLFTGYVAQVEFTDPDPAKLPFGFNLTANGMYLRTPLEGHLGMMDFDGGTFDRSQPLTREHLQEVLRRITGTDATLTGVLRASTFTDRAMQVTTYRKGRVLLAGDAAHIHSPLGGQGLNLGIGGAVNLGWKLAATVHGTAPAGLLDTYTGERHPVGASVLDWSRAQAATMKPGPNAPALRQLVHDLMNTASGTTHVYRQTTGLFHRYDLGSNQPLVGRTAPDFRFGDGTRLGDLLCQGQGVVLDFSGDHVLRSAAQSWEGRLHYAGGPVREDLGFGALLIRPDGVVAWAEGHAPDPEAFRHTATRWFGTPTP, via the coding sequence ATGCAAGACGTAGTGCTCGTGGGCGCCGGCCCGGTGGGCCTGTTCCTGGCCGGCGAGCTCGCTCTGGGTGGCTGTTCCGTCCTGGTCCTTGAGCGCGACGAGGACGTCACCTCGCCGTGGAAGGCGCTGCCGCTGGGGCTGCGGGGCCTGAACGCCGGGTCGGCCGAGACGTTCTACCGCCGCGGACTGCTCGAAGCGTTGATCAGCGCTTCGGGTGCCGACGAGAAGAGGGTCGGCGCGGCCCCCGACGCGGTCGAGGCACCCGCCCCCCGTGACGTGAGTCATTTCGCGGGCATGGGACTGAACGCGGCCGACATCGATGTCTCCGCGCTCCCGTTCAGGCTTCCCAGCCCGGCGATGGAGGGGTTCATGACGAGCCTCGAAGCGGTCGGCTCGGTCCTGGCCGAGCGCGCGACCTCGCTCGGCGTCCAGATCGTGCGGGGCGCTGCGGTCACGGCGGTGACGCAGGACGCCGAGTGCGTCCTCGCGACGGCGGGCGGCAAGGAGTACCGGGCACTCTGGCTTGTGGGGTGCGACGGCGGGCGCAGCACGGTGCGTGCTCTCACGGGCTTCGACTTCGTGGGTACCGAACCGCTGTTCACCGGCTACGTCGCGCAGGTCGAGTTCACCGACCCCGACCCGGCGAAGCTGCCGTTCGGGTTCAACCTGACGGCGAACGGCATGTACCTGCGCACGCCCCTCGAGGGGCATCTGGGCATGATGGACTTCGACGGCGGCACGTTCGACCGTTCCCAGCCGCTCACCCGCGAGCACCTTCAGGAGGTGCTGCGCCGCATCACCGGTACCGACGCGACGCTCACCGGTGTTCTTCGGGCGTCGACCTTCACGGACCGTGCGATGCAGGTGACGACGTACCGCAAGGGACGCGTGCTGCTGGCGGGCGACGCCGCGCACATCCACTCCCCGCTGGGCGGCCAGGGCCTCAACCTCGGCATCGGTGGTGCCGTGAACCTCGGCTGGAAGCTCGCGGCGACCGTACACGGCACCGCGCCCGCGGGCCTGCTCGACACCTACACCGGCGAGCGTCACCCCGTCGGTGCCTCGGTGCTCGACTGGTCACGGGCTCAGGCGGCGACCATGAAGCCGGGCCCCAACGCTCCTGCGCTGCGGCAGCTGGTTCACGACCTGATGAACACCGCCTCGGGAACCACGCACGTGTACCGGCAGACGACGGGACTGTTCCACCGCTACGACCTGGGCAGCAACCAGCCGCTCGTCGGCCGCACCGCCCCCGACTTCCGTTTCGGCGACGGCACCCGCCTCGGGGACCTTCTGTGCCAGGGCCAGGGCGTCGTGCTCGACTTCAGCGGCGACCACGTGCTGCGCAGCGCGGCCCAGAGCTGGGAGGGCCGACTCCATTACGCAGGCGGCCCGGTACGCGAGGACCTCGGATTCGGCGCGCTGCTGATCCGCCCCGACGGCGTCGTCGCCTGGGCCGAGGGCCACGCCCCCGACCCCGAGGCTTTCCGGCACACCGCCACCCGCTGGTTCGGCACCCCCACCCCCTGA
- a CDS encoding alpha/beta fold hydrolase, protein MTTPRNSPSPSTSSYKNAPTRTVSVRGEDFAYRELGPEDGVPLILLIHLAGVLDNWDPRVVDGLAARRRVVAFDNRGVGGSSGSTPDTIEAMARDAVLFIRALGFDEVDLLGLSMGGFIAQVVAEEEPRLVRKVILAGTGPAGGPGIDKVPALTVRATLKGTLTRQDPKLSLFFTDTAGGQRAGRAFLQRLEERTQDRDKDISLPSLRAQLKAVKRWGRQAPSDLSGIRQPVLVANGENDRMVPSLNSIDLAARLPRSELVPLYLDAGHGGIFQYHEEFVTRALGFLES, encoded by the coding sequence ATGACCACGCCGCGGAATTCCCCCTCGCCCTCGACATCGTCGTACAAGAACGCGCCGACCCGAACCGTGTCCGTTCGCGGCGAGGACTTCGCCTATCGGGAGCTCGGCCCCGAGGACGGTGTGCCGCTGATCCTTCTGATCCATCTGGCCGGGGTCCTGGACAACTGGGACCCTCGCGTCGTCGACGGGCTCGCCGCACGTCGTCGGGTCGTCGCCTTCGACAACCGCGGGGTGGGCGGATCGAGCGGCTCCACGCCGGACACGATCGAGGCGATGGCCCGCGACGCGGTGCTGTTCATCCGAGCCCTCGGGTTCGACGAGGTAGATCTGCTCGGCCTGTCGATGGGCGGCTTCATCGCACAGGTCGTCGCGGAGGAAGAACCGCGCCTCGTCCGCAAGGTCATCCTCGCGGGTACCGGCCCCGCCGGGGGCCCCGGCATCGACAAAGTCCCGGCACTCACCGTCCGGGCCACCCTCAAGGGCACCCTGACCCGTCAGGATCCCAAGCTCTCCCTCTTCTTCACCGACACCGCGGGCGGCCAACGGGCCGGACGCGCCTTCCTGCAACGGCTGGAGGAACGCACGCAGGACCGTGACAAGGACATCTCGCTGCCGTCGTTGCGCGCCCAGCTGAAGGCCGTCAAACGATGGGGCCGCCAGGCGCCGTCGGACCTGTCGGGCATTCGCCAACCGGTCCTCGTGGCAAACGGCGAGAACGACCGGATGGTGCCCAGCCTCAACTCAATCGACCTGGCCGCACGCCTGCCCCGGAGCGAACTCGTCCCCCTCTACCTGGACGCCGGACACGGCGGAATCTTCCAGTACCACGAAGAATTCGTGACCAGGGCACTCGGGTTCCTCGAGTCCTGA
- a CDS encoding family 78 glycoside hydrolase catalytic domain — translation MPTAEHHREPFGIGEPRPRISWRTTAPPGWTQQAYQLEITRADGTHRTDWVASADSVLVDWPLTRPLESREHADIRVRVRGADSTAGVWSPALRLESGLLEPTDWTACAISPRWPDAERRPPLLRKEFPVGAEVESARLYVTAHGLYEIEVNGRRVGDHALAPGWTSYDHRLRYQTHDVTEHLRAGDNAIGAWLADGWYRGRLGFGGGHSNLYGDRLALIAQLEVVHRDGTVTTIGTDTSWRAAHGPIVSSGLLDGETYDARDERPGWSSPGFDDSSWSPVDIVPRDPATLVAPTGPPVRCTEEITPVRVTALDADRLLVDFGQNLVGRVRITVAGPAGHTVVIRHAEVLQGGELCVRPLRDAISTDRYVLRGEGRETWEPRFTLHGFRYAEITGWRGGDPHHDITARVHHTDMARTGWFECSNEQVNRLHENVVWSLRGNFVDLPTDCPQRDERLGWTGDIQVFAPTAAFLYDCHGMLASWLRDVAVEQHADGTVPWYVPTIPGGPQWTPARPGAGWGDVVTLTPWALYRDSRDTGLLAAQYDSARRWVDLITERADPSGLWNRDYQLGDWLDPSAPPEDPGAGRTDRHLIATAYYAWSARHTAWIAGVLGLDEDRQRYEKLAHRVRQAFLDAYVLPSGLMTSDTQTAYAVALQFDLLPDPEARTIAGDRLTELVAAGGHTIQTGFIGTPLVAPALSATHHVDTAYSLLLQQECPSWLYALKHDATTIWERWDSMLPDGTVNPGEMTSFNHYALGAIAQWLHTTVAGLTAASPGYRDIVFRPQPGGGITWAGAAHESPYGRVAIRWELHASGVEARTTVPTGTTARIEWPDGGVTTLPTGTTTTWRPKRPTGRPT, via the coding sequence ATGCCGACCGCGGAACATCACCGGGAGCCGTTCGGCATCGGTGAGCCGAGGCCCCGGATCTCCTGGAGGACGACGGCACCGCCCGGCTGGACACAGCAGGCGTACCAGCTCGAGATCACGCGGGCCGACGGGACGCACCGCACCGACTGGGTGGCCTCCGCGGACTCCGTGCTCGTCGACTGGCCGCTCACCAGGCCACTTGAGTCGCGGGAACACGCCGATATACGCGTCCGGGTCCGCGGTGCCGACAGCACGGCCGGCGTCTGGAGCCCGGCCCTGCGCCTGGAGTCGGGGCTGCTGGAGCCGACGGACTGGACGGCGTGCGCGATCTCGCCGCGGTGGCCGGACGCCGAACGGCGCCCACCGTTGTTGCGCAAGGAGTTCCCCGTCGGCGCGGAAGTGGAGAGCGCACGCCTGTACGTCACCGCCCACGGGCTGTACGAGATCGAGGTCAACGGCCGACGGGTCGGCGACCACGCCCTCGCGCCGGGCTGGACCAGCTACGACCACCGGCTCCGCTACCAGACCCACGACGTCACGGAACACCTGCGCGCCGGAGACAACGCCATCGGCGCATGGCTGGCCGACGGCTGGTACCGGGGACGGCTGGGCTTCGGCGGCGGCCACTCCAATCTCTACGGCGACCGGCTCGCCCTCATCGCCCAACTCGAAGTCGTCCACCGCGACGGAACCGTCACCACCATCGGCACCGACACCTCCTGGCGAGCCGCCCACGGGCCCATCGTGTCCTCCGGCCTGCTCGACGGCGAGACCTATGACGCCCGGGACGAACGGCCGGGCTGGTCCAGCCCCGGATTCGACGACAGCAGCTGGTCACCGGTCGACATCGTCCCCCGGGATCCGGCGACGCTGGTCGCCCCCACCGGGCCGCCGGTGCGCTGCACCGAGGAGATCACCCCAGTCCGGGTGACCGCCCTCGACGCCGACCGTCTTCTGGTCGACTTCGGACAGAATCTGGTCGGCCGGGTCCGCATCACCGTGGCCGGCCCGGCCGGACACACGGTCGTCATCCGGCACGCCGAGGTGCTCCAGGGCGGAGAGCTGTGCGTCCGCCCCTTGCGCGACGCCATCTCCACCGACCGGTACGTCCTGCGCGGCGAAGGCCGCGAGACATGGGAACCGCGTTTCACCCTCCACGGCTTCCGCTACGCCGAGATCACCGGCTGGCGCGGCGGCGACCCCCACCACGACATCACCGCCCGCGTCCACCACACCGACATGGCCAGGACCGGCTGGTTCGAGTGTTCCAACGAGCAGGTGAACCGGCTGCACGAGAACGTGGTGTGGAGCCTGCGCGGCAACTTCGTCGACCTGCCCACCGACTGCCCGCAGCGCGACGAACGGCTCGGCTGGACCGGCGACATCCAGGTCTTCGCGCCCACCGCCGCCTTCCTCTACGACTGCCACGGCATGCTCGCGTCCTGGCTGCGCGACGTCGCCGTCGAACAACACGCCGACGGAACCGTGCCCTGGTACGTGCCGACCATCCCCGGTGGCCCGCAGTGGACACCGGCCCGGCCCGGCGCCGGCTGGGGCGACGTCGTGACACTGACCCCGTGGGCGCTGTACCGGGACTCCCGCGACACCGGGCTGCTGGCCGCCCAGTACGACAGCGCACGCCGCTGGGTCGACCTCATCACCGAGCGCGCGGACCCGTCAGGCCTGTGGAACCGCGACTACCAGCTCGGCGACTGGCTCGACCCGTCCGCACCCCCGGAGGACCCGGGCGCCGGCCGCACCGACCGCCACCTCATCGCCACCGCCTACTACGCCTGGTCGGCACGGCACACGGCGTGGATCGCGGGCGTCCTCGGACTCGACGAGGACCGTCAACGCTACGAGAAGCTCGCGCACCGGGTGCGCCAGGCTTTTCTCGACGCCTACGTGCTGCCTTCCGGCCTGATGACCAGCGACACCCAGACCGCCTACGCCGTCGCCCTCCAGTTCGACCTGCTTCCCGACCCGGAAGCCCGGACCATCGCGGGCGACCGCCTGACCGAACTGGTCGCCGCAGGCGGGCACACCATCCAGACCGGCTTCATCGGCACACCGCTCGTGGCCCCTGCGCTCAGCGCCACCCACCACGTCGACACCGCCTACTCCCTGCTGCTCCAACAGGAGTGCCCCTCCTGGCTGTACGCGCTGAAGCACGACGCCACCACCATCTGGGAGCGGTGGGACAGCATGCTGCCCGACGGCACCGTCAACCCGGGCGAGATGACCTCCTTCAACCACTACGCCCTCGGTGCGATCGCCCAGTGGCTGCACACCACGGTCGCCGGGCTGACCGCCGCCTCACCCGGCTACCGCGACATCGTCTTCCGTCCACAACCGGGCGGCGGCATCACCTGGGCCGGCGCCGCCCACGAGTCCCCGTACGGCCGCGTGGCCATCCGCTGGGAGCTGCACGCCTCCGGCGTCGAGGCGCGCACGACGGTGCCCACCGGCACAACAGCACGGATCGAGTGGCCCGATGGAGGCGTGACCACCCTGCCGACCGGCACCACCACGACCTGGCGACCAAAGCGCCCCACCGGACGGCCGACGTAG
- a CDS encoding carbohydrate ABC transporter permease: MTDTLTAPPRELLTRPPTAARRTSRQARRLVRNALVALLLAIEVAPLLWLLLSSFKTQSEFVNDPAWSLPESWGLHNYAEAWTTGHVALYIRNSLLATVPSLALIILLGVAAGFALEVMVWRGRHQVLLVFLVGIMVPSQMILLPLFRVYFQTGLSGTLAPLIITYTAAGLPLTVFMMATFFRSIPREVFEAATLDGASILVAFWRIAFPMVRNAVFTVGLVQFFFIWNDLLISLTFTTNDDLRTIQVGLLNFTGQYGETAYGPLFAAISINVVGALVLYLLINQRIIKGLTAGAVKG; the protein is encoded by the coding sequence ATGACCGACACCCTGACGGCGCCGCCGCGGGAACTCCTCACCCGCCCACCGACGGCCGCACGCCGGACGAGCCGGCAAGCCCGGCGTCTGGTACGGAACGCACTCGTCGCCCTGCTGCTGGCGATCGAGGTGGCGCCGCTGCTGTGGCTGCTGCTGAGCTCCTTCAAGACCCAGTCCGAGTTCGTCAACGACCCTGCGTGGTCGCTTCCCGAGAGCTGGGGCTTGCACAACTACGCCGAGGCGTGGACGACCGGGCACGTCGCCCTGTACATCCGCAACAGCCTGCTGGCCACCGTGCCCTCGCTCGCCCTCATCATCCTGCTCGGCGTCGCGGCGGGCTTCGCCCTCGAGGTGATGGTCTGGCGCGGACGCCACCAGGTCCTGCTCGTCTTCCTCGTCGGCATCATGGTGCCCAGCCAGATGATCCTGCTGCCGTTGTTCCGGGTGTACTTCCAGACCGGGCTCTCCGGAACCCTGGCACCGCTGATCATCACCTACACCGCGGCCGGCCTCCCGCTGACCGTCTTCATGATGGCCACCTTCTTCCGCTCGATCCCGCGCGAGGTGTTCGAAGCCGCCACCCTCGACGGAGCGAGCATCCTCGTGGCCTTCTGGCGGATCGCCTTCCCCATGGTCCGCAACGCCGTCTTCACCGTGGGCCTGGTGCAGTTCTTCTTCATCTGGAACGACCTGCTCATCTCGCTCACCTTCACCACGAACGACGACCTGCGCACCATCCAGGTGGGGCTGCTCAACTTCACCGGGCAGTACGGCGAGACGGCCTATGGACCGCTGTTCGCCGCGATCAGCATCAACGTCGTCGGCGCCCTGGTGCTGTACCTGCTGATCAACCAGCGCATCATCAAGGGCCTGACCGCCGGGGCGGTGAAGGGATGA
- a CDS encoding carbohydrate ABC transporter permease, whose product MRSVLGDRRALAILLGPALLVYTLVMLVPMGWSLGYTFFKGNVIEGFSFDGFGNFEKLWHDPQAHSALWFTFKYGVVVSVGQVLCGYLLALLYVFVLRKSSALIRTLVFFPVILPTVAVALMFQKLFAVAPQNGLANTAVEALGIHHGDWFASGGGAFLVLVVMDVWRSMGFYGVLIYAGLLDIPDETIESARMDGATGWRLIRHIVLPLSWPVVLSSAVFSINGTLKVFDSVLALTNGGPGSDTTPLTLYMFRTAFSYGDYGYGSTIASLLTVVCLGVSLIIFRFSRRDLTKG is encoded by the coding sequence ATGCGTTCAGTTCTGGGAGACCGCCGCGCCCTCGCCATCCTGCTGGGTCCGGCGCTCCTCGTGTACACACTGGTGATGCTGGTGCCGATGGGCTGGTCCCTGGGGTACACCTTCTTCAAGGGCAACGTCATCGAGGGCTTCTCCTTCGACGGGTTCGGCAACTTCGAGAAGCTGTGGCACGATCCGCAGGCGCATTCGGCGCTGTGGTTCACCTTCAAGTACGGGGTCGTCGTCAGCGTCGGGCAGGTGCTCTGCGGGTACCTGCTCGCCCTGCTCTACGTGTTCGTCCTGCGCAAGTCGTCCGCGCTCATCCGCACGCTGGTGTTCTTCCCGGTGATCCTTCCGACGGTCGCCGTGGCCCTGATGTTCCAGAAGCTCTTCGCCGTCGCGCCGCAGAACGGCCTGGCCAACACCGCCGTCGAAGCGCTGGGCATCCACCACGGGGACTGGTTCGCCAGCGGCGGCGGAGCCTTCCTCGTCCTGGTCGTGATGGACGTGTGGCGCTCGATGGGCTTCTACGGCGTGCTCATCTACGCGGGACTGCTCGACATCCCCGACGAGACCATCGAGTCCGCGCGGATGGACGGCGCCACGGGATGGCGGCTGATCCGCCACATCGTCCTGCCGCTGTCCTGGCCGGTGGTGCTGTCGTCGGCCGTGTTCAGCATCAACGGCACGCTCAAGGTCTTCGACTCGGTCCTCGCCCTGACCAACGGCGGACCCGGCAGCGACACCACGCCCTTGACGCTGTACATGTTCCGCACCGCGTTCTCCTACGGCGACTACGGCTACGGCAGCACCATCGCCTCGCTGCTCACCGTCGTCTGCCTGGGCGTCTCCCTCATCATCTTCCGCTTCTCGCGACGCGACCTGACCAAGGGCTGA
- a CDS encoding ABC transporter substrate-binding protein: MHHTLKPRTLVVLATATTAGLVLTGCGGTNASSGGAKDYSLTINDDNHIVQQELKTLSTGACKTQNAALPLKIQTLPISNVDQKVQLLAGQDALPVQFAAGGTPELTKTLDKAGQVLDLEKTLKDLGVWDDIQPAAVKTVQNLYGKFNVMPYQFNIEGIWYNKKLLAAHGIAVPTTYDELVAAAAKLKGAGVTPFSAAGKEGWPLTRLISGYLYRELGPDALQAVADGKAKLTDPAYVKAAQAIADLGKAGYFGKGVGSIDYDTGVQQFLTGKAAMFYMGSWALGDFNDKTKNQVGADDIGFMPFPTVSGGKGSADQLPANVGLPVAVSAKSYDSKVGDWLSCTAKNYGAASLKDQGTISGFKPSGDTGTLPPLTQQVQDTISKTTTSTLWFEALFNTKATETSQTNAAPLVTGSLSAQDFMKKIQADLDNG; this comes from the coding sequence GTGCACCACACCCTCAAGCCCCGCACCCTCGTCGTCCTGGCGACCGCCACCACCGCCGGCCTCGTCCTGACGGGCTGCGGCGGCACGAACGCGTCGAGCGGCGGCGCCAAGGACTACTCCCTCACCATCAACGACGACAACCACATCGTGCAGCAGGAGCTCAAGACCCTGAGCACCGGCGCGTGCAAGACGCAGAACGCGGCGCTGCCGCTGAAGATCCAGACACTGCCGATCAGCAACGTCGACCAGAAGGTGCAACTGCTCGCCGGGCAGGACGCGCTGCCCGTGCAGTTCGCTGCGGGAGGCACCCCGGAGCTGACCAAGACGCTGGACAAGGCCGGGCAGGTCCTCGACCTCGAGAAGACGCTCAAGGACCTCGGAGTGTGGGACGACATCCAGCCGGCCGCGGTCAAGACGGTGCAGAACCTGTACGGCAAGTTCAACGTCATGCCCTACCAGTTCAACATCGAGGGCATCTGGTACAACAAGAAGCTGCTCGCCGCCCACGGAATCGCCGTCCCGACGACGTACGACGAACTGGTCGCGGCCGCGGCGAAGCTGAAGGGCGCGGGGGTGACCCCCTTCTCCGCGGCGGGCAAGGAGGGATGGCCCCTCACCCGTCTCATCAGCGGCTACCTCTACCGGGAGCTGGGCCCCGACGCCCTCCAGGCCGTCGCGGACGGCAAGGCGAAGCTGACCGACCCCGCGTACGTCAAGGCCGCGCAGGCCATCGCCGACCTGGGCAAGGCGGGCTACTTCGGCAAGGGCGTCGGGTCGATCGACTACGACACCGGGGTGCAGCAGTTCCTGACCGGCAAGGCCGCGATGTTCTACATGGGCAGTTGGGCGCTGGGCGACTTCAACGACAAGACCAAGAACCAGGTCGGCGCGGACGACATAGGCTTCATGCCGTTCCCGACCGTGTCCGGCGGCAAGGGGTCCGCGGACCAGCTCCCGGCCAACGTCGGTCTCCCGGTCGCCGTCTCCGCGAAGTCGTACGACTCCAAGGTCGGCGACTGGCTCTCCTGCACCGCCAAGAACTACGGCGCGGCCTCGCTGAAGGACCAGGGCACGATCTCCGGGTTCAAGCCCAGCGGCGACACCGGCACGCTGCCGCCGCTCACCCAGCAGGTGCAGGACACCATCTCCAAGACCACGACCAGCACTCTGTGGTTCGAGGCGCTTTTCAACACGAAGGCGACCGAGACCAGCCAGACGAACGCAGCACCGCTGGTCACCGGGTCCCTCTCCGCGCAGGACTTCATGAAGAAGATCCAGGCGGACCTGGACAACGGCTGA
- a CDS encoding LacI family DNA-binding transcriptional regulator, translated as MQDVAKAAGVSLGTVSNVLNHPAKVSPVTAQRVREAIARLGFVRNDAARSLASGSNDSVGMVLADIENSLFIDMAHGAQEAARAAGLNLLLANTTCDMGLQDDYLDVFDQARVTGMLLAPMEDSTAGIARMRSHGRQIVLLNFSPRPGTCCSVLVNNEHVGYLAARHLIDTGRTRLAYVVAHDDYQPVRDRRRGVHAAVEEAGARVTLEEIDSVGLTTAHGHLVGKALAKRKPGDLPDGLVVVADELANGIIHELHTVAGIGVPDQVAVVGCENNRTAGSAAVPLTAVDLPGRAMGQEAMRLLMDEVASGEQHRHATVVLEPELIIRSSAPR; from the coding sequence ATGCAGGACGTCGCGAAGGCGGCGGGCGTCTCGCTCGGCACGGTGTCCAATGTCCTGAACCATCCGGCCAAGGTCAGCCCGGTGACGGCGCAGCGCGTGCGCGAAGCCATCGCCCGGCTGGGTTTCGTGCGCAACGACGCGGCCCGGTCGCTGGCGTCCGGGTCGAACGACAGCGTCGGGATGGTCCTCGCGGACATCGAGAACTCGCTGTTCATCGACATGGCGCACGGCGCACAGGAGGCGGCCCGCGCGGCCGGCCTCAACCTGCTGCTCGCGAACACGACGTGTGACATGGGGCTCCAGGACGACTACCTGGACGTCTTCGACCAGGCCAGGGTGACCGGCATGCTGCTGGCCCCGATGGAGGACTCCACCGCGGGCATCGCCCGGATGCGCTCGCACGGACGCCAGATCGTGCTCCTGAACTTCTCGCCGAGGCCGGGCACCTGCTGCTCGGTGCTGGTCAACAACGAGCACGTGGGGTATCTCGCGGCACGCCACCTCATCGACACCGGACGCACCAGGCTGGCCTACGTGGTCGCGCACGACGACTACCAGCCCGTGCGCGACCGGCGCAGGGGGGTACACGCGGCGGTCGAGGAGGCCGGCGCCCGTGTGACGCTGGAGGAGATCGACAGCGTCGGCCTGACCACGGCGCACGGCCACCTGGTCGGGAAGGCTCTCGCCAAGCGCAAGCCCGGCGACCTGCCGGACGGCCTTGTCGTCGTCGCCGACGAACTGGCCAACGGCATCATCCACGAACTGCACACCGTGGCCGGCATCGGTGTACCCGACCAGGTCGCGGTCGTGGGCTGCGAGAACAACCGCACGGCCGGTTCCGCGGCGGTGCCCCTGACCGCGGTGGACCTGCCCGGGCGGGCCATGGGTCAGGAAGCGATGCGGTTGCTGATGGACGAGGTGGCCTCCGGTGAGCAGCATCGGCATGCCACCGTCGTGCTCGAGCCGGAGCTGATCATCCGCTCCAGCGCGCCGCGCTGA